In one Pseudomonas sp. 31-12 genomic region, the following are encoded:
- a CDS encoding response regulator translates to MRVLLVEDEPEIAQRLANGLNEASYAVDVALNGMDGRRFIESGEYQLIILDVMLPGLNGWQLQQQIRKLGDTPVLFLTTKDGIEDRLRGLELHEDDYLLKPFAVSDLVARVRKLLRRDRGR, encoded by the coding sequence ATGCGTGTGCTGTTAGTAGAAGACGAACCGGAGATCGCCCAACGCCTGGCCAACGGCCTGAACGAGGCGAGTTATGCGGTCGACGTGGCGCTTAACGGAATGGACGGCCGGCGCTTTATCGAGTCCGGCGAATACCAACTGATCATCCTCGACGTGATGCTGCCGGGCCTCAACGGCTGGCAGTTGCAGCAGCAGATCCGCAAGCTCGGCGACACGCCGGTACTGTTCCTCACTACCAAGGATGGCATCGAAGATCGCCTGCGCGGGTTGGAGCTGCATGAGGATGATTACTTGCTCAAGCCGTTTGCCGTGAGTGACCTGGTGGCGCGGGTGCGCAAGTTGTTGCGGCGGGATCGGGGGCGGTAG
- a CDS encoding helix-turn-helix domain-containing protein produces MENLGELIRSLRKERKLSQDALAKQYGMSRSTISGIENNTLSEIGLRKVEAILNGFGYVLTAVPRQSKRPTLDSLKKANFHG; encoded by the coding sequence ATGGAAAACCTTGGCGAACTCATCCGGTCTCTACGCAAAGAGCGAAAGCTTTCTCAGGATGCACTGGCAAAACAGTACGGCATGAGCCGTTCCACGATTTCAGGTATCGAGAACAACACCCTCTCGGAAATTGGTCTGCGTAAGGTTGAGGCGATCCTTAATGGATTCGGATACGTGCTTACCGCCGTGCCCCGTCAGTCGAAGCGCCCAACGTTGGACTCTCTGAAAAAGGCCAACTTCCATGGCTGA
- the dibA gene encoding phosphodiesterase DibA: MSATYRDALRAALLYLVLSAVWLQFSGYLLNSFFDDSAELLRWQLINGYVWVAFSAGLIFIARARLLRCLGIGATLRERHDDRERLRQAAAVFDCTREGVLVTDSNGLIVHVNRAFMEITGYSLEEVLGQRPSLFKSGHHPADFYQAMFATLNSIGEWSGEIWNRRKSGEIYPQWQTIRIIHDDHGQLSHYVAVFSDISAIKNSEHELKHLAHHDPLTDLPNRLLFTDRTEQALTSAQLHKRGCALLMVDLDHFKMINDSLGHRVGDELLKAVAERLQALLGPEITLARLGGDEFAVLAESCPQLMQAAALAQRIIDGLKEPFLIGGHQLFINTSIGISLFPGDALSAEQLLRNADSALFKAKSAGRDGYALYTEELTAHAQNRVETAVELRRALEQQELRVYYQPVHDLRSRRLVGVEALVRWEHPKRGLVPPAEFIPIAERTGLIAEVDTWVMRQACQQMCLWQQAGVALSFVAVNVSSRLFARRELFQQVAKVLHETGLDPAYLELEVTESAVMEDPEVALEQMHRLRELGVRLAIDDFGTGYSSLLRLKRLPVQKLKIDQGFVAGLPWDEDDVAIVRVIIALAQSMGMQVHAEGIEQVEQARFLLEQDCDLGQGYWFGRPVPAEQLQWSHEPEIR, encoded by the coding sequence ATGTCTGCCACATATCGCGATGCCTTACGTGCAGCGCTGCTTTACTTGGTGCTTTCCGCGGTCTGGCTGCAGTTTAGCGGTTACTTATTGAACAGTTTCTTCGATGACTCTGCTGAGTTACTGCGATGGCAACTGATCAACGGTTACGTCTGGGTCGCGTTTAGTGCCGGGCTGATCTTCATCGCCCGAGCGCGATTGCTCCGGTGCCTTGGGATCGGCGCCACATTGCGTGAGCGTCATGACGACCGCGAGCGTTTGCGTCAGGCGGCTGCGGTATTCGATTGCACCCGTGAAGGTGTGCTGGTCACTGATAGCAACGGGTTGATCGTCCACGTTAACCGGGCGTTCATGGAAATCACCGGTTACTCGCTTGAGGAAGTGTTGGGTCAGCGGCCAAGTCTGTTCAAGTCGGGCCATCACCCAGCGGATTTTTACCAGGCGATGTTCGCGACACTCAATAGCATCGGTGAGTGGAGCGGGGAAATCTGGAACCGCCGCAAAAGCGGTGAGATCTACCCGCAATGGCAGACGATCCGCATCATTCACGACGATCATGGCCAGCTCAGTCACTACGTCGCCGTGTTTTCCGATATCAGCGCAATCAAGAACTCCGAACATGAACTCAAGCATCTGGCGCATCACGACCCGCTGACGGATTTGCCTAACCGCCTACTGTTCACCGACCGTACCGAACAGGCATTGACGTCGGCGCAACTCCACAAGCGTGGCTGTGCATTGCTGATGGTCGATCTGGATCATTTCAAGATGATCAACGACAGCCTCGGACACAGGGTCGGCGACGAACTGCTCAAAGCCGTGGCCGAGCGTTTGCAGGCCTTGCTTGGCCCGGAGATCACGTTGGCGCGACTGGGGGGGGATGAGTTCGCGGTGCTCGCCGAAAGCTGTCCGCAATTGATGCAGGCAGCGGCGCTGGCGCAGCGGATCATTGATGGACTCAAAGAGCCGTTCCTGATTGGCGGGCATCAACTGTTCATCAATACCAGCATCGGTATCAGCCTGTTCCCCGGCGATGCCTTGAGTGCTGAACAACTATTGCGTAACGCTGACTCGGCGCTGTTCAAGGCCAAAAGCGCCGGCCGCGATGGCTACGCCCTTTATACCGAAGAGCTGACAGCCCATGCCCAGAACCGGGTCGAGACTGCCGTAGAGCTGCGCCGAGCGCTGGAGCAGCAGGAGCTGCGCGTTTATTACCAGCCGGTTCACGACCTCAGGAGCCGTCGCCTGGTTGGCGTCGAGGCGCTGGTGCGCTGGGAGCACCCGAAGCGCGGGCTGGTGCCGCCAGCAGAATTCATTCCCATCGCCGAACGCACCGGGTTGATCGCAGAAGTCGATACCTGGGTGATGCGCCAGGCTTGTCAGCAAATGTGTTTGTGGCAGCAGGCCGGTGTGGCGTTGTCGTTTGTCGCGGTGAACGTCTCTTCTCGATTGTTCGCTCGCCGTGAGCTCTTTCAGCAAGTGGCGAAAGTGCTGCACGAAACCGGGCTCGATCCAGCGTATCTGGAGCTGGAAGTTACAGAGAGCGCGGTGATGGAAGACCCGGAAGTGGCGTTGGAGCAGATGCATCGACTGCGCGAGCTGGGTGTGCGGCTGGCCATCGATGATTTCGGCACAGGCTATTCGTCGCTGCTGCGGCTCAAGCGGTTGCCGGTGCAGAAGCTCAAGATCGATCAGGGTTTTGTCGCCGGTTTGCCGTGGGATGAGGATGACGTGGCGATCGTGCGAGTGATCATCGCGCTGGCGCAAAGCATGGGGATGCAGGTGCATGCCGAGGGGATCGAGCAGGTCGAGCAGGCCCGCTTCCTGCTCGAACAGGATTGCGATCTGGGGCAGGGCTACTGGTTTGGGCGACCGGTTCCGGCCGAGCAGTTGCAGTGGTCGCACGAGCCGGAAATCCGCTAA
- a CDS encoding sulfate ABC transporter substrate-binding protein, which yields MSSIRHFALAALASALFAGSAVAKDYELLNVSYDPTRELYQDYNAEFVNFWKKDHAGDNVKIQQSHGGSGKQGRAVIDGLRADVVTLALAGDIDEIAKLGKTLPADWQKRLPEASTPYTSTIVFLVRKGNPKGIKDWGDLVKNDVSVITPNPKTSGGARWNFLAAWAYGLKANGGDEAKAKEYVQTLFKHVPVLDTGARGSTITFVNNGQGDVLLAWENEAFLALKEDGGADKFEIVVPSLSILAEPPVAVVDKNAEKKGNAEIAEAYLKHLYSPAGQEIAAKNFYRPRDKDVAAKYSKQFPTLELVTIDKDFGGWKSAQPKFFNDGGVFDQIYQAQ from the coding sequence ATGTCGTCGATTCGTCATTTCGCTTTGGCCGCCCTGGCCAGTGCCCTTTTTGCCGGTTCTGCGGTTGCCAAGGATTACGAGTTGCTCAACGTGTCGTACGACCCGACTCGCGAGCTGTACCAGGATTACAACGCTGAGTTCGTCAACTTCTGGAAGAAGGACCACGCTGGCGATAACGTGAAAATCCAGCAATCCCACGGTGGTTCGGGCAAGCAAGGCCGAGCCGTGATCGACGGTCTGCGCGCCGACGTGGTGACCCTGGCCCTGGCCGGTGACATCGATGAAATCGCCAAACTCGGCAAGACCCTGCCGGCCGACTGGCAAAAGCGTCTGCCGGAGGCGAGCACACCTTACACCTCGACCATCGTGTTTTTGGTGCGCAAGGGCAACCCTAAAGGCATCAAAGACTGGGGCGATCTGGTCAAGAACGACGTGTCGGTGATCACCCCGAACCCGAAAACTTCCGGCGGTGCGCGGTGGAACTTCCTCGCGGCCTGGGCCTACGGCCTGAAAGCCAACGGTGGTGACGAAGCCAAGGCCAAGGAATACGTGCAGACCCTGTTCAAACACGTTCCGGTTCTGGACACCGGCGCTCGCGGTTCGACCATCACCTTCGTCAACAACGGTCAGGGCGACGTGTTGCTGGCCTGGGAAAACGAAGCGTTCCTGGCGCTGAAAGAAGACGGCGGCGCTGACAAGTTCGAAATCGTCGTGCCTTCGCTGTCGATCCTGGCTGAACCGCCGGTGGCTGTGGTCGACAAGAACGCCGAGAAAAAGGGCAATGCCGAGATCGCCGAGGCGTACCTCAAGCACCTGTACAGCCCGGCGGGTCAGGAAATTGCGGCGAAAAACTTCTATCGTCCACGTGACAAGGATGTGGCCGCCAAGTACAGCAAGCAGTTCCCGACCCTGGAGCTGGTGACCATCGACAAGGACTTCGGCGGCTGGAAAAGCGCTCAGCCGAAATTCTTCAATGATGGCGGCGTGTTCGACCAGATCTACCAGGCGCAATAA
- a CDS encoding DUF962 domain-containing protein: MKSLVDHLSQYAAYHRDPRNIASHFIGIPLIVVAVAVLLSRPQWLGGWVSPAMLVALASGWFYLRLEVRLGVLMTVLLGLCVWAGQVLAQQSTLVWLASGLGMFVVGWAIQFVGHHYEGRKPAFVDDVTGLIVGPLFVAVELAFLLGLRRDLKEQIEARVGGVRVNPKRAAA; encoded by the coding sequence ATGAAAAGCCTCGTTGACCATCTCAGTCAATACGCCGCGTACCACCGTGACCCGCGCAACATTGCCAGCCACTTTATCGGGATTCCGTTGATTGTGGTGGCCGTGGCGGTGTTGCTGTCGCGGCCGCAATGGCTTGGAGGCTGGGTTTCCCCGGCGATGCTGGTGGCACTGGCCTCGGGGTGGTTTTACCTGCGCCTGGAGGTGCGGCTCGGGGTGTTGATGACTGTTTTGCTGGGGCTGTGCGTCTGGGCGGGTCAGGTGCTTGCGCAGCAAAGTACGCTGGTGTGGCTGGCGAGCGGGCTCGGGATGTTTGTGGTGGGCTGGGCGATTCAGTTTGTCGGCCATCATTACGAAGGACGCAAACCGGCGTTTGTCGATGATGTGACGGGGTTGATTGTCGGGCCGTTGTTTGTGGCGGTTGAGCTGGCGTTTTTGCTGGGGTTACGGCGGGATTTGAAAGAGCAGATCGAGGCGCGGGTGGGGGGTGTGCGGGTTAATCCGAAGCGTGCTGCTGCGTAG
- the cysT gene encoding sulfate ABC transporter permease subunit CysT, which translates to MSRRISPVIPGFGLTLGYTLVYLSLIVLIPLAAMFVHAAQLTWDQFWAIISAPRVLAALKLSFGTALYAAIINGIIGTLLAWVLVRYTFPGRKIIDAMIDLPFALPTAVAGIALTALYAPNGWVGQFAADLGFKIAYTPLGITLALTFVTLPFVVRTVQPVLADIPREVEEAAACLGAKPLQVFRHILVPALLPAWLTGFALAFARGVGEYGSVIFIAGNMPMKTEILPLLIMVKLDQYDYTGATSIGVLMLVVSFVLLLLINLLQRRIETP; encoded by the coding sequence ATGTCGCGTCGTATCTCCCCCGTCATACCCGGCTTCGGGCTGACGCTGGGCTACACCTTGGTGTACCTCAGCCTGATTGTGCTCATTCCACTGGCGGCGATGTTCGTGCATGCCGCTCAACTCACCTGGGATCAGTTCTGGGCGATTATCTCGGCGCCACGGGTGCTCGCCGCGTTGAAGCTGAGCTTCGGCACCGCGCTCTATGCCGCGATCATCAACGGCATTATCGGCACGCTGCTGGCCTGGGTGCTGGTGCGCTATACCTTTCCGGGTCGAAAGATCATCGACGCGATGATCGACCTGCCCTTCGCATTGCCCACTGCCGTGGCCGGTATCGCGCTGACTGCGCTATACGCGCCCAATGGTTGGGTGGGTCAGTTTGCAGCGGACCTGGGTTTCAAGATCGCGTATACCCCCCTCGGCATCACCCTTGCCCTCACTTTTGTGACGCTTCCATTCGTAGTACGTACCGTACAGCCAGTATTGGCCGATATCCCCCGTGAAGTGGAAGAGGCGGCGGCTTGCCTGGGCGCAAAACCGTTGCAGGTTTTCCGCCATATTCTGGTGCCCGCGCTGCTGCCAGCCTGGCTCACCGGTTTCGCGCTAGCCTTTGCCCGTGGGGTCGGCGAGTACGGTTCGGTGATTTTCATCGCCGGCAACATGCCGATGAAAACCGAGATCCTGCCGCTGCTGATCATGGTCAAACTCGACCAGTACGATTACACCGGTGCCACGTCCATTGGTGTACTGATGCTGGTGGTTTCCTTCGTTCTGTTGCTGCTGATCAACTTGCTGCAACGACGCATCGAAACCCCATAA
- a CDS encoding Crp/Fnr family transcriptional regulator: MDMQVWRSRLESGQWFSHLPVHLQDSLLAAARVRRLSSGQLLFKRGDPPCGLYAVLEGSVRIGAVSEQGKEALLSLVESPHWFGEISLFDGQPRTHDAFGVGQCTLLHIPQAALLALLDEQPVYWRQVALLMSHKLRLTFVSLEQLSLMPAPARLAHRLLMIAEGYGEFDPPRRVLQLPQEQLASMLSLSRQTTNQILKDLQGQGILGLSYGEIEILNLEKLRATCQI; encoded by the coding sequence ATGGACATGCAGGTCTGGCGTTCGCGCCTGGAGTCGGGGCAGTGGTTCAGTCATTTACCTGTCCACTTACAGGATAGTCTGCTGGCTGCGGCCCGGGTGCGACGGTTGTCGTCGGGGCAACTGCTGTTCAAGCGCGGTGATCCGCCGTGCGGGCTGTATGCGGTGCTCGAAGGCTCGGTGCGCATCGGCGCGGTCAGCGAGCAGGGCAAGGAAGCATTGCTGAGCCTGGTGGAGTCGCCCCACTGGTTCGGCGAAATCAGCCTGTTCGACGGCCAGCCCCGCACCCACGATGCGTTCGGCGTGGGCCAGTGCACGCTGTTGCACATCCCGCAGGCGGCGCTGCTGGCGTTGCTCGACGAACAACCGGTGTACTGGCGGCAAGTGGCGCTGCTGATGAGCCACAAACTACGCCTGACCTTCGTCAGCCTCGAACAACTGAGCCTGATGCCAGCGCCGGCACGTCTGGCGCATCGCCTGCTGATGATTGCCGAAGGTTATGGCGAGTTCGATCCGCCGCGACGGGTGCTGCAACTGCCGCAGGAGCAATTGGCGTCGATGTTGTCGCTGTCGCGGCAGACGACCAATCAGATTCTGAAGGACTTGCAGGGGCAGGGGATTCTGGGTCTCAGCTACGGTGAAATTGAAATCCTGAACCTGGAAAAATTGCGGGCTACCTGTCAGATATGA
- a CDS encoding type II toxin-antitoxin system HipA family toxin: MAEQQEKDRLHISVSGGAIGTLGRGQSRADSVFTYAENAQEENAVSLTMPTRLESYTWEQGVLPIFEMNLPEGALRDELVRRFSKAVRGFDDFAMLAIVGPYQLGRVGIANAQDASDRPPETSLADLLIHDGAQGLFDDLLHTYGQYSGVSGVQPKVLVRDSATTVDRLTHRGATHLVKSFRPEEYPELAANEYFCMRAALHCGLEVPTFELSEHGKFLVVKRFDLNDRGYLGFEDFCVLNAWPSKAKYDGSYEGAAKQIKEFVSPSLLNQALESFFKIVALSSGLKNGDAHLKNFGVLYEHCATDAQINLAPAYDIVTTSVYIKSDSMALLLGGSKAWPKYKMLMRFGRSACNLTEGRCNELLQQVAHGMDVAMGEMVHYIRANRGFAEVGDAMMDQWKSGVARSLIKS, encoded by the coding sequence ATGGCTGAGCAGCAGGAAAAGGACAGGCTGCACATCAGTGTTTCCGGAGGGGCAATAGGCACCCTCGGTCGTGGTCAGTCTCGCGCAGATTCGGTTTTTACCTACGCCGAAAACGCGCAGGAAGAAAACGCAGTCTCGCTGACCATGCCGACGCGCCTTGAGAGTTACACGTGGGAGCAAGGTGTACTGCCCATTTTCGAAATGAACCTGCCCGAGGGCGCTCTGCGCGATGAATTGGTTCGTCGTTTCAGCAAAGCGGTGCGCGGGTTTGATGATTTCGCGATGCTGGCGATTGTCGGCCCGTATCAGCTTGGACGAGTGGGCATTGCGAACGCGCAAGATGCGAGTGACCGGCCCCCGGAAACCAGCCTTGCGGATCTTCTTATACATGACGGCGCGCAAGGTTTGTTCGATGATCTGTTGCACACCTATGGCCAGTATTCGGGTGTTTCGGGCGTCCAGCCGAAAGTGCTTGTCCGGGACAGTGCGACAACGGTCGACCGACTGACCCATCGAGGCGCGACGCACCTGGTCAAATCCTTTCGTCCAGAGGAATACCCCGAGCTCGCGGCCAACGAGTATTTCTGCATGCGTGCCGCGCTGCATTGCGGACTTGAAGTGCCGACATTTGAACTCAGCGAGCACGGTAAATTTCTGGTCGTCAAACGTTTCGATCTCAATGATCGAGGGTATTTGGGGTTCGAGGATTTTTGTGTCCTCAATGCCTGGCCATCGAAGGCCAAATACGATGGCTCGTATGAAGGTGCCGCGAAGCAAATCAAAGAATTTGTCTCCCCGTCATTGCTCAACCAGGCGCTTGAATCTTTCTTCAAGATCGTCGCGCTCTCGTCCGGTTTGAAGAATGGCGACGCTCACCTCAAGAACTTCGGGGTGCTGTACGAACATTGCGCCACCGATGCTCAGATCAACCTCGCTCCGGCCTACGACATCGTCACGACGTCGGTCTACATCAAGTCCGACAGCATGGCGTTGCTGTTAGGTGGATCAAAGGCTTGGCCCAAGTACAAAATGTTGATGCGGTTTGGTCGTTCGGCCTGCAACCTGACGGAAGGGCGCTGCAATGAACTGCTGCAACAGGTTGCTCATGGGATGGATGTGGCGATGGGCGAGATGGTTCACTACATTCGGGCTAACCGCGGTTTTGCCGAGGTTGGCGACGCGATGATGGATCAGTGGAAATCAGGTGTTGCACGAAGTCTGATCAAAAGCTGA
- a CDS encoding AraC family transcriptional regulator, which translates to MTEPTSLASWTRALRKQLDALGLDSTALCQQAGLDPQLMDDPNARYPLSGTTRLWEIAVQVSGDPAIGLRVSRFVSPTTFHALGYALVASGSLREVFERIVRYHQVVSDALELELTRTEDRYRFRLKIPEGNPAPALEAIDAFAAIYVRTCRNRLGREYAPMAVYLRRPEPADPHQWHKVFRSPVYFAADEDRLEFALMDFDSHLDDANPELAEHNEAVLKRTLAQLKPLTWERKVRDAIEEQLPEGEPSAEHIAKALHLSLRSLQRHLADEGCRFDTLLNESRENLALLHLRDPQCSLSEISYLLGFADTSSFSRAFKRWTGMTPGQFRDGLR; encoded by the coding sequence GCGCCCTGCGCAAGCAACTTGATGCGTTGGGCCTCGACAGCACCGCCCTGTGCCAACAGGCGGGGCTCGACCCGCAGTTGATGGACGACCCGAACGCCCGTTACCCGTTGTCGGGCACCACGCGCCTGTGGGAAATCGCGGTGCAGGTCAGTGGCGACCCGGCGATTGGCCTGCGGGTGTCGCGCTTTGTCAGCCCGACAACGTTTCATGCGCTCGGTTATGCATTGGTGGCCAGTGGCAGTCTGCGTGAAGTGTTCGAGCGCATCGTGCGTTATCACCAGGTGGTCAGCGATGCTTTGGAACTGGAGCTGACTCGCACCGAGGATCGCTACCGTTTCCGCCTGAAAATTCCCGAAGGCAATCCCGCACCGGCACTCGAAGCCATCGACGCATTTGCCGCGATCTACGTGCGCACCTGCCGCAATCGCCTGGGCCGCGAATATGCTCCCATGGCGGTGTACTTGCGCCGCCCGGAACCGGCCGACCCGCATCAATGGCACAAAGTCTTTCGTTCACCGGTGTATTTCGCTGCCGACGAGGACCGACTGGAATTCGCCCTCATGGACTTCGACAGTCACCTGGACGACGCCAACCCGGAACTGGCCGAACACAACGAAGCGGTGCTCAAGCGCACCCTGGCGCAACTCAAACCGCTGACCTGGGAACGCAAGGTCCGCGATGCCATTGAAGAGCAATTGCCTGAAGGCGAACCCAGCGCCGAACACATCGCCAAGGCCCTGCACTTGAGCTTGCGCAGCCTGCAACGGCATCTGGCGGACGAAGGCTGTCGGTTCGATACGCTGCTCAACGAAAGTCGGGAAAACCTGGCGCTGCTGCACCTGCGTGATCCGCAATGCTCATTGAGTGAGATCAGTTATTTGTTGGGGTTCGCCGATACCAGCAGCTTCAGCCGCGCGTTCAAACGCTGGACCGGGATGACACCGGGGCAGTTTCGGGATGGGTTGCGGTGA
- the cysW gene encoding sulfate ABC transporter permease subunit CysW gives MSQSSIAAASSNAARRGSASSRRILIGLGWLVFALFLLLPLVIVVSQGLKLGIGAFFTAIFEPDALSALKLTVIAVLISVPLNVVFGVSAAWCVSKYSFRGKSMLVTLIDLPFSVSPVIAGLVYVLMFGAQGLFGPWLQDHDIQIVFALPGIVLATIFVTVPFVARELIPLMQEQGTQEEEAARLLGANGWQMFWHVTVPNIKWGLIYGVVLCTARAMGEFGAVSVVSGHIRGVTNTLPLHVEILYNEYNHVAAFAVASLLLIMALFILLLKQWSENRINRLRASAAEE, from the coding sequence ATGTCCCAATCGTCTATTGCTGCTGCTTCCTCGAACGCCGCCCGCCGTGGCAGCGCTTCATCGCGGCGAATCCTGATCGGCCTTGGCTGGCTGGTGTTCGCCCTGTTCCTGTTGCTGCCGCTGGTGATCGTGGTGTCTCAGGGCCTGAAGCTCGGAATCGGTGCGTTCTTCACCGCGATCTTCGAACCCGACGCTTTGTCGGCCCTGAAACTCACGGTCATCGCCGTGCTGATTTCGGTGCCGCTGAACGTGGTGTTCGGCGTCAGCGCGGCGTGGTGTGTGAGCAAATACTCGTTCCGTGGCAAAAGTATGCTGGTCACGCTGATCGACCTGCCGTTCTCGGTCTCGCCGGTCATCGCCGGTCTGGTCTACGTGCTGATGTTCGGCGCCCAGGGCCTGTTCGGGCCGTGGTTGCAGGATCACGACATCCAGATCGTCTTCGCCTTGCCGGGCATCGTGCTGGCGACGATCTTCGTCACCGTGCCGTTCGTGGCGCGTGAGCTGATCCCGCTGATGCAGGAACAAGGTACGCAGGAAGAGGAAGCCGCGCGCCTGCTGGGCGCCAATGGCTGGCAGATGTTCTGGCACGTCACCGTTCCCAATATCAAATGGGGCCTGATCTACGGCGTGGTGTTGTGTACCGCGCGGGCGATGGGTGAATTCGGTGCGGTGTCGGTGGTTTCCGGGCACATTCGCGGGGTGACCAACACCTTGCCGCTGCACGTCGAGATCCTCTACAACGAATACAACCACGTGGCCGCGTTCGCTGTGGCGAGCCTGTTGCTGATCATGGCGCTCTTCATCCTGCTGCTTAAGCAGTGGAGCGAAAACCGTATTAACCGCCTGCGCGCCAGCGCCGCGGAGGAATAA
- a CDS encoding sulfate/molybdate ABC transporter ATP-binding protein, with product MSIEVRNVSKNFNAFKALDNISLDIQSGELVALLGPSGCGKTTLLRIIAGLETPDQGNIVFHGEDVSGHDVRDRNVGFVFQHYALFRHMTVFDNVAFGLRMKPKNQRPSESQIAVKVHELLNMVQLDWLSDRYPEQLSGGQRQRIALARALAVEPKVLLLDEPFGALDAKVRKELRRWLARLHEDINLTSVFVTHDQEEAMEVADRIVVMNKGVIEQIGSPGDVYENPASDFVYHFLGDSNRLHLGEDNHVLFRPHEVSLSRHELEDHHAAEVRDIRPLGATTRVTLKVEGQSELIEAEVVKDHDSLIGLAKGETLFFKPKVWQKLANI from the coding sequence ATGTCGATTGAAGTGCGTAACGTCAGCAAGAATTTCAATGCGTTCAAGGCGCTGGACAACATCAGTCTGGACATCCAGAGCGGCGAACTCGTGGCCCTGCTCGGCCCTTCCGGTTGCGGTAAAACCACGCTGCTGCGGATCATCGCCGGCCTGGAAACCCCGGATCAGGGCAACATCGTGTTCCACGGGGAAGACGTTTCCGGCCATGACGTGCGTGATCGCAATGTCGGCTTCGTGTTTCAGCACTACGCGCTGTTCCGGCACATGACGGTGTTCGACAACGTCGCGTTCGGCCTGCGCATGAAACCGAAAAACCAGCGCCCGAGTGAAAGCCAGATTGCGGTGAAGGTGCATGAACTGCTGAACATGGTGCAACTGGACTGGCTGTCGGATCGCTACCCGGAGCAACTCTCCGGCGGTCAGCGTCAGCGCATCGCGTTGGCCCGTGCCCTGGCGGTTGAGCCGAAAGTGCTGCTGCTCGACGAGCCGTTCGGCGCCCTCGATGCCAAGGTCCGTAAAGAACTGCGTCGCTGGCTGGCGCGGCTGCACGAAGACATCAACCTGACCTCGGTGTTCGTGACCCACGATCAGGAAGAGGCCATGGAAGTCGCCGACCGTATCGTGGTGATGAACAAAGGCGTGATCGAACAGATTGGCTCACCGGGCGACGTCTACGAAAACCCGGCCAGCGATTTCGTTTATCACTTCCTCGGCGATTCGAACCGTCTGCATCTGGGTGAAGACAACCACGTGCTGTTCCGTCCGCACGAAGTGTCACTGTCGCGGCATGAGCTGGAAGATCACCATGCGGCCGAGGTACGGGATATCCGTCCGCTGGGCGCGACGACTCGGGTCACGTTGAAGGTCGAAGGCCAGAGCGAGTTGATCGAAGCTGAAGTGGTGAAGGATCACGACAGCCTGATCGGTTTGGCGAAGGGCGAGACGTTGTTCTTCAAACCCAAGGTCTGGCAGAAACTCGCCAACATCTAA
- the oscA gene encoding sulfur starvation response protein OscA: protein MSASLRSVDGQDEATILREIQSALRDLRFGAVEITVHNAQVVQIERKEKFRLQNPSNKPS from the coding sequence ATGAGCGCATCCCTACGTAGCGTTGACGGTCAAGACGAAGCCACCATCTTGCGTGAGATTCAGAGCGCGCTGCGTGATCTGCGTTTTGGCGCTGTGGAAATCACCGTGCACAACGCCCAGGTGGTTCAGATCGAACGCAAAGAGAAATTCCGTTTGCAGAACCCGAGCAACAAACCGAGCTGA